The sequence GTTCCATCGCCAGGAAGAGCAAACCAGCCCCCATCAGCAGGGCGCAAACGACCACCACGTTGGTGAAATCCTGGCCGCGCAGCCCGGCAAAGAATTGCCACTGGCCGAGCAGCACGCCCCCAGGACTCACGGATTCAGGGCGAATAAGATCGCCCATCAGAAGCAGCGCAACGGCTGCGAAGACCACCACCACCAGGCTCAGCAGCAGCAGAATAAAACGATTGATCGCATTCAACACAGCGCCTTCTTTACAGCCGAGATCCTCAAGCGAGGTCGTCAATAGATACATCAATGCCAGGCGCCGAGAAAAGCCAGTGGCCGGTCCCTGCTTCGTGGATGGCGGCGCGCACCTGCCCGGCCAGAGCAAGCAGGAAGGGCGTCCCTGGCAGGCGCGCGGCGGAACCGCTGGCGTTCCCTGGCAGCGCGGCGCGCAGGAGGGCTTCACTTGCTATCAGATGGATTTCAATGGCAAACTGACCGGACACAGCGCGGCGCACGACCACGCCGGGCGCCCGGCCCCCCGGCCCATGCGTGGCAACGGTTCCAAAACGCCCCGCGCTCATCCCCTGCACACCCGGCACGCAGCGCACCACCTGAGCAATAACGCGCGCCAGCGTCAGATCGTCCGGCGCTGTTTCAGGCGGCCTAATCATCGAGGCAGCGAGCAGATGAGCTACATCCGCCTGATGGGTGGTCATGCCGTTCTCCCCCTCTTCAGGGGGCCACGAGGATGACACGTCTTCCCCTCTTTACTGGACACGCGGCTGGGGCTGTGATTGCTCTGACTCCTGCGGGAAGTACAGATCGCTCACGTCAATGTTGACCTCCTTGACGACCAGGCCGGTCATCGCGGCAATGCGGGCAATCACATTGCGCCGCACCGCGTCGGCCACCTGGGGAATGCTCACCCCGTAGTTGACGATCATGCCCATATCAACGGCGGCCTCGCGTTCGCCCACCAGCACATTCACCTTTTGGCCCCGTTGTTCACCGCTCGTGATCCGCGAGGCCAGTCCTGAAGTCATCCCACCAGGCGCTGCTCGCGCCACGCTGCTGGTGGGCGTCAGGTCATGCACCCCATCAATCTCGCGCGCCGCGATGTCCACAATTTTTGCAACAACAATATCCTCGACGGTTGTTTTGCCTTGAGGCGTGGACGCCTCGATGATCGGTCCCGGCGAACTGCCGGACGCAATGCCAAACGGCGTCACCCGGTCAATGGGCCGGTAATTAGGGGAATTCAAGCGTGTCTCAGACATAGGAACCTCCGTTTAGCGCGTCATCTGCTGCCAGCGCATTGACTCTTCTAGCCCCAATACCAGGAGCCTTCTGCGATTACCAAAAGCCTAGCATGCCATTGCGCAGAAGGCATGTATCAAAAGATGTATTATTGCGGGCTGTAACAGCCATTTCCCTCTCTTGACTCTGGTTTTCAGATACGTTACAATCGTTCTAAAAGTTATGAATGTTCAAGGATAATCTCATGCCTGCCGAGCAAACGGAGGAACGCCGCGACAAGGTGCTGCCGGAAGACCTTTTCATCATCTCGGACCTGGAGACGCTGAAGGTCGTCACGGACCCGCTGCGCCTGAACATTGTGAATCTGCTGCGCGGCGGCCCACGCACCACCAAGGAGCTGGCAAAGGCCCTGCATCTTTCACAGACCAAGCTCTATTACCATATCGGTTTGCTGGAGCAGCATGGGCTGGTGCGCGTCGTGGGGACGCGCCTGGTTTCCGGTATTCTGGAAAAGCAATATCAAGCCACGGCTTATAAGCTCTCGGTTGATCGGCGGCTCTTTTCGCCCGCGCCCACCTCGGCAGGCTACGAAGGATTGGAGGTCTTCCTTTCGGCGGTGCTGGATTACACCCACAGCGACATGATGCGCAGTGTGCGGTCAGGGCTGGCGCATTTCTCGGATGACGCGCCCCCGGAGCGCAAGCTCAACGTGGGGCGGCGCTGGTTCTGGCTGACCGCCGAGGAAGCGCGTGCGTATCTGGAACGCCTGGAGGCATTGGATGACGAGTTTCAGCGTCTGCACGACGATGCGCCCCCCGAAGGCGCGCAGTTGTACGAGTTTCTGATGGGCTTCTATCCTACTCATGAGCGCGCCCCCGATGCGGCGCCACAGCAGATGGGTATTGAGAAGCCAGGCGCCCAAAGACCGTGAGTACGCGCCCCTTTGGGGCGTAGTCTCCTATGGGGTGTTGTCTATCTCAAAAAGGCGTAGTCTCCTGTGGGATGTTGGTATTTTCTATGGTATCCTCTAAAGGAGCCGTTCGTGTTCACCTTCACCAGCGCCCCGGCGCCCGCCCGCAAGTTGGATACCGATTTCTGGAAGCTTCTGACCGGCGAGACGATCTCCAATCTAGGGAGGTCCTTTACCCTCTTCGCGCTGCCGCTGCTAGCCGGACCATTGCGCAAACGCTGGTCTTTTAGTACAGTGGCCCTGGGCGCGCTGATGCTCAGCGGAGGGCTGACGGTGCTGTTCTCGCTGACATCCTGGTATTGGGCCGCCATGCCGCTCTGGGCGCTGATCGCTGGCCTAGGCATTCTCTTTAATATTAACACCGGCAGTCTGCGCCAGGCGATTGTCCCCAACGAGTTACTTGGGCGCGTCATCAGCATTGCAGGGGTGTTGGCCTGGTCAGCCATTCCGATGGGTACGTTCCTGGGCGGGCTGGCAATTGAATGGACCAGAAATGTCGTCCTGGTCTATGGAGTCATTGGCGTTTTGACGATGATCATTCCCATCTGCTTTGCTTTTACCGCGCTGGGCCGCGCCGAGCACTATCTGCCGCGCGACGAGGCGAAAGCAGAACCAGAAGCGCCCATCCTGGTCCTGGAGGGCGAAATTGCCGCCACGTAGACACATCTGTATCGAGGTTCTACCTATCACGAGGAGGCCGCTATCTATGGCTGTGCTTCATTTTCGGCAGGGGCGCCTGTATCGGCATCGCCAGCCCCGGCGGCCCTTCTCCCTGGCGGTGCGCGGCTGCTGGAACCAACCTGATCCTTTCGGCCTGGCAACCGCGATACTGTTGACTGGCATCGGCCTGGCCTTTCTGGCGGGTTTTGTGGGGATGGAGTTTGTACAGGGCGCTCCCGCAGACTTCCCACTCCTATTTTTGGGCTTCCCGTTTCTGGTCTTCGGGGGAATGCTGCTGCTGCTGATCCTGATCGAGTTCATTTACCGCCGACTCAAGCGCATCCAGAGCCACTGCGGGCGCTGTCGGTTCTATCAGGCGTTGGATGCAGGGTACGGGCTGGGTCGCTGTCGCGCAGACCCGCGCGAAGCCGTGGTGCATCGCACGTATGGCTGCTCGTTCTTCGACTATTCGGAGCGAGCAATGGTCCGTGACCGCTTTGCCCAGCAGGCCGAGATCGCCGCGCGCCGTCGTGGGAACGACAGCATCCAATCACCCATATAGACAACCAACGCACCGCCTCTCTAGAGGGGACGAAGCCTGTTCCGCTATCTTGTGGAACAGGCTATAATACACATCCGTATATCTCAATGTGAAAGGGCGCTTTAAGGACATGAGCAGCGTACATGATGGAACCCACAGTGACCACCCTTCTCACGCGGCGGCTGAAGCGGTGATACATCCCGCTTTGCTGCGTTCGTTGGAGTGGCGTCTGGTTGGCCCCTATCGCGGGGGCCGCGTCGTGGCCGTAGCCGGAGACCCCGTTCATTCCCAGGTGTTTTATTTCGGCTCGACGGGAGGCGGCATCTGGAAGACGACTGATGGCGGGCGCTATTGGGAAAACGTCTCCGATGGCTTTTTCAAGCGCGCTTCGGTGGGCGCGCTGGCCGTCGCGGAATCGGACCCCAACGTCCTCTATGTGGGCATGGGCGAGACGACGATTCGCGGCAACGTTTCGCATGGCGATGGCGTCTATAAGTCCACCGATGGCGGCCAGACCTGGGCGCATCTTGGCCTGGCAGACACGCGCAATATCGCCAAAATACGCATCCATCCGCAGAACCCTGATCTGGTCTATGTAGCGGCGCTGGGGCACGCGCATGGCCCCAACGCAGAGCGCGGCGTCTATCGCTCGCGCGACGGGGGCAAGACCTGGGAGCGGATCCTCTTCCGCAGTGAGAACGCTGGCGCGATTGATCTGGCGATGGACCCAAACAACCCGCGTATCCTCTATGCCGCCTTCTGGGAAGCCAGACGCATGCCGCATCAGCTTATCAGCGGCGGCGAGGGCAGCGGCCTTTTTAAATCCACTGATGGGGGCGACACCTGGACCGAGATGAGCCGCAACAAGGGTCTGCCCAAAGGGCAGCTCGGCAAGATTGGCGTGGCCGTTTCGCCCGCCAAAGAGGGGCGGGTCTGGGCGCTGATCGAGGCCGAGGATGGGGCTGTTTTTCGCTCGGATGATGGCGGTCAGACCTGGGAGAAGCTGTCCGAGGAGCGCAACCTGCGCGCCCGCGCCTGGTATTACATGCACATTTACGCTGACCCACAGGACGCCGAAACGCTCTGGGTCTTGAACGTGCGCTGCTGGAAATCTATTGACGGCGGCAAGAACTTCTTCGAGGTGCAGGTTCCACACGGCGACAACCATGACCTCTGGATTGACCCGCGCAACCCGCTGCGCATGATCAACGGCAACGATGGCGGCGCGTGCGTCTCCTTTAACGGTTCTGAGTCCTGGTCTTCGATCTATAACCAGCCAACAGCGGAGTTTTATCACGTTACCACCGATAACCAGACGCCTTATCGCGTGTATGGCGCGCAGCAGGATAACTCAACCTTGAGCGTCCCCAGCCGCTCGTCCTATGGCGCGATCATCGAGGCTGAGTATCTGGAGATTGGCGGCGGTGAAAGCGGGTATATCGCGGTGCGGCCCGATGACCCCAACATCATCTTCGCCGGAAACTATCAAGGCTATCTGACGCGCCATGATCGCCGGACCCACCACGAGCGCAACATCATGGTCTGGCCCCAGGCGGCGAGCGGCCTGGGCGCAAAGGACATGAAGTATCGCTTCCAGTGGACCTATCCCATCCTGCTGTCGCCGCACGACCCCAACGTCCTCTATGTCACCGGCAACCATGTATTCCGCTCGACAGATGAGGGCAGCAGTTGGGAGGTGATCAGCCCGGATTTGACACGCAACGATGTTTCACGGCAGGAAGCCTCTGGCGGCCCGATTACCAAAGACAACACCGGCGCGGAATATTACTGCACGATCTTCGCCTTTGCCGAATCGAAGCTTGAGCGCGGGCTGTTCTGGGCTGGCTCCGATGATGGGCTGGTGCATGTCTCCCGCGACGGCGGCCAGCACTGGGAGAACGTGACGCCAGGCGATTTGCCGGAATGGGCGCTGATCAGCATCATCGAGCCGTCGCCCCACGATCCGGCCACCGCCTATATGGCGGCGACGCGCTACAAGCTGGACGATTTCCAGCCATACCTGTACAAGACCAATGACTACGGCAAGACCTGGACGAAGATCACATCTGGTATTGCCGAAAACGAGTTTACGCGAGCCATCCGCGAAGACCCGCAGCGGCGTGGCCTGCTCTACGCCGGAACCGAAACTGGCATGCGGGTCTCCTTTGATGACGGCGCGCACTGGCAGTCGTTACAGTTGAACCTGCCCACTGTGCCTATTCACGATCTCGTGATTCACGAGGACGATCTGGTGGTAGCGACACATGGGCGCTCCTTCTGGATTCTGGATGATGTGACGCCGCTGCGCCAGGTCGCTGCCAGCATGGCCGACGATACGGCGCATCTCTTCAAGCCGCGCCCGACGCTGCGCTTTTTGCCCAGGCTTGGCTTTGGGTCTGATGCGCCAACCGGCAAAAGCTATCGGTTTGGGGGCGCCTGGATGATCACCACGCGCCAGGTGGAGAAGCCGGGCGGGGCCAAGGTTTCCAAGCCGTTGGACGCCGGGGAGAACCCGCCTACCGGGGTCATCGTGAACTACTATCTCAAGGAGAAGCCAGAAGGGGAGATCAAGCTGACCTTCCTCACCGCCGACGGCCAGGAGATCAGAAGCTTTTCCAGCGAGGAGGCAGAAGAAGGGCCAGCCAATGGCAAGAATGGCGAATACATGGCTGTTGACACGGAGGAAGAGGAGAAGAAGAAAGAGCCGCGCGCGCCCAAGGAAGCCGGAGCCAATCGCTTTGTCTGGAATATGCGCTATCCCGATACCCGCAAGGTGGCGGGGTATGTCGCCTCGGAGGCGGCGCTGGCCGGACCAGTCGTGCCGCCGGGGATGTATGCTGTGCGCCTGACCGTTGGCGATGCCTCCTATACTGAATCGTTTGAGATCGTGCCTGACCCGCGCCTGGCAGCCAGTCAGGAGGACTATCAGGCGCAGTTCGAGCTGCTGCTCCAGATTCAGTCCCGGCTTTCGCAGACCCACGATATGATCCAGACCCTCAGAACGCTGCGGAAGCAGGTCGAAGAGTGGGAGCGTAAGACCAGGGGACAGGAGACAGCCGAAGCGATCAGGGAAGAGGCCCGGCTGCTGAAGGAGAAGCTGACGGCGCTGGAGGAGGAGTTGATCCAGACGAAGGCCAAGACGCGCCAGGACACGCTGAATTACCCGATCAGATTCAACGCGCACCTGGCGTTCCTGGGCATGGCCGTGAGCAGCGCCGAGGCCGCGCCAACCCAATCATCCCGTGAACTGTTTGCGGAGCTTGCGGCGCGCGTCGAAGCCTATCAGCAGCGCCTGCAAGAACTCATTGCTACGGACGTAGCCGCATTCAACGCGCGCGTCCGTGACTTGCAGACACCCGCGCTCGTGCCTCCGCCGAGCCGCGCCTGATGCTTATACCACACCCCCCACCCGCCGCCAGGGACGGCGGCGGTACACGCGACGGCCTTCTGCGTGTACCGCCAGCCTCCGTGCTGGCGCGGGCGGGGTGGGGTGGCGTTGGGCCGATGGTTAGTCGCTCTGAAGAGGCGCCTTTACCTGATCGGAGAAGTGGCAGGCGGCAAAATGACCCGCGCCGGTTTTGTCCTCGAAGGGCGGTTCGACCTCGCGGCAGATCGCCTGCGCCAGCGGGCAGCGCGTGTGGAAGCGGCAGCCCCTGGGGAGATTGACCGGGCTGGGCAGGTCTCCGGCGAGGATCACCCGCTGGCGGTTTTTTTCCACTTTCGGGTCGGGAATGGGGACCGCCGAAAGCAGCGCCTGGGTATAGGGATGTTTGGGCCTCCGATAAATCTCGTCCCGATCCGCCAGCTCCATAATCTTGCCCAGATACATCACAGCAATTTGATCGGCGACATGGCGCACGACACTCAAATCATGTGAGACGAAGAGATAGGTGAGGCCAAGCTGCCGTTGCAGACGCTGCATCAGGTTCAGAATCTGCGCGCGAATCGAGACATCCAGCGCGGAAACCGGCTCGTCCGCGATGAGGAACTCCGGGTTGATGCTAATGGCGCGGGCAATGACGATACGCTGGCGCTGGCCGCCGCTGAACTCGTGGGGATAGCGATCATAAAAGGCCGGATTGAGGCCGACGAGTTCAAGCAGTTCTTCGGTGCGCGCGCGCGCCTGGCGGCTGGTGCCGATACGGTGAATCCGCATTGGCTCGTCAATCAGTGAGCCAATCGAGAAGCGCGGGTTGAGCGAGGCGAAGGGGTCTTGAAAGACCATCTGCACCTTGCGCCGAACCTGACGCAGATCATTGCCAGCGACCTGGCTGAGATCAACGCCATCCATCAGGATAGAGCCACGTGTGGGCTTATAGAGGCGAACAATGCAGCGTCCAATCGTCGTTTTGCCGGAGCCGCTTTCGCCGACCAGGCCCAACGTGCTGCCTCGCCGGATAGAGAAGCTCACCCCATCAATGGCATGGATATAGCCATGCGTGCGCTGGATAATCAGCCCCGATGTCAGGGGGAAGTACATCGCCAGATCATTGACCGTGAGCAGCGTATCGCTGCGCGGTGTGGGTATGCCCTCTGCGACACTGGTCTGCTGTACAGATTCACTCATCGCATCCTCTTCTCCTGGGTTAGTTGGCTGCCGTTTGCTCATCCGGGTTAGAGGCGATTTGCCCATCTGAACCGGCTGCAACAATGGCCTGGGCAGTCGCGTCGAGCATCGCCAGGCGGCGGGCGCGTGCCTCGCGCCGGGCAGCAGCGCGCTGCTGGTCGGCTGGTTCATTGATATTGTACCAGCAGGCCGTGACATGGTTATTGCCAACCGAGCGCAGTGGCGGCGGAGCTTTGCACTGATTGGTGGCAAAGAGGCAGCGCGGCGCGAACGGACACCCCTCCGGTGGGTGCAGGAGATCGGGTGGCGCGCCCTCGATGGGAGTCAGTTCCTCCTGTCGCTCTTCATCAAGGCGGGGAACAGATGCCAGTAATCCCAGCGTGTAGGGATGGCGAGGATTGGCAAAAAGTTCATCGGTGGACGCCACCTCGACCACATGGCCGGCATACATGACGACCACGCGATCAGTCATCCCGGCCACGACACCCAGGTCATGGGTAATCAGCATGACGGCGCTGTTATACTCCGAGCCTATCGAGTCGATCAGTTCCAGGATTTGCGCCTGCACCGTGACATCCAGCGCGGTGGTGGGTTCGTCAGCGATGATAAGTTGGGGACGGCAGGCCAGCGCAATCGCAATCATCACGCGCTGGCGCATGCCGCCGCTGAACTGGTGGGGATACGAATTGAGACGCCGCTCTGCCTCTGGAATGCCGACCTCGCGCAGCAGTTCAATGGCGCGCCGTCTGGCCTGCTGGTTATCCAGGCCCAGATGCAGTTTCAAGCCCTCGGCAATCTGGTAGCCGATAGTCAGCACCGGATTCAGGGAAGTCAACGGGTCTTGAAAGATCATGCCGATCTGTTTGCCCCGGATTTTGCGCATGGTGCTTTCGGAGAGTTCCAGCAGGTCTTGTTCGCCAAAGATGATGCTGCCATCGAGCGTCTCACCGGGCGGGGAGGGAATAAGGCGCATGATGGAGAGCGCCGTGACGCTTTTGCCACAGCCGCTCTCCCCGACGATGCCGAGCTTTTCGCCTTCGTTGATGCTGAAGCTGACGCCATCCACAGCATGCACCCATCCCTCACGGGTTCTGAAGTACGTCTTCAGGTTGCTGATCTCAAGCAACTTCCCCACAGTCAGCGTCTCCTTCCCATTACCGTTCAGTGAGATAGGGGTCAAGAGCGTCGCGCAGCCCATCACCCATCAGGTTAAAGCTCAGCACGACAAACAAAATGCACAGGCCCGGCGCCCAGACGAGCATGGAATGCTCCAAAAAGTAATCTTTGCCGTTGGCGACCATCGTTCCCCAGCTTGCCAGTGGCACCTGGATGCCAAAGCCAAAGAAGCTCAGGATCGATTCGATAATAATATTATTGCCGACCAGCAGCGTCGAGCTGACGATGATTGGCCCGATGGCATTGGGCAAGATATGCCGCACCATCAACCGGAGGTTGCTGGCGCCCAGCGTGCGCGCTGCCATGACAAATTCTCGTTCTTTGAGCGCCAGAAACTCACTTCTTACCAGGCGAGACGTTTCGGTCCAGCCAAAGAGGGCAATCAGCACTACGATGCTCAGGATCGATCCATTTGAGAAGCTGGCCGAGAGGACAAAGAGCAGCAGGTAGAGTGGAATCGCCAGGATGATGTCGGTCGCGCGCATCAGCAGGTTGTCAACAACGCCACCAAAGTAGCCAGCGAGAGCGCCGATGGTGACTCCCACGAAGATTGCCATAAACATCGAAGAGATGCCGATCAGCAGGGAGACGCGCCCGCCGTAGAGGATGCGCGCCATTTCATCGCGCCC comes from Ktedonobacterales bacterium and encodes:
- a CDS encoding Asp23/Gls24 family envelope stress response protein, yielding MSETRLNSPNYRPIDRVTPFGIASGSSPGPIIEASTPQGKTTVEDIVVAKIVDIAAREIDGVHDLTPTSSVARAAPGGMTSGLASRITSGEQRGQKVNVLVGEREAAVDMGMIVNYGVSIPQVADAVRRNVIARIAAMTGLVVKEVNIDVSDLYFPQESEQSQPQPRVQ
- a CDS encoding helix-turn-helix domain-containing protein; the encoded protein is MPAEQTEERRDKVLPEDLFIISDLETLKVVTDPLRLNIVNLLRGGPRTTKELAKALHLSQTKLYYHIGLLEQHGLVRVVGTRLVSGILEKQYQATAYKLSVDRRLFSPAPTSAGYEGLEVFLSAVLDYTHSDMMRSVRSGLAHFSDDAPPERKLNVGRRWFWLTAEEARAYLERLEALDDEFQRLHDDAPPEGAQLYEFLMGFYPTHERAPDAAPQQMGIEKPGAQRP
- a CDS encoding oligopeptide/dipeptide ABC transporter ATP-binding protein, producing the protein MSESVQQTSVAEGIPTPRSDTLLTVNDLAMYFPLTSGLIIQRTHGYIHAIDGVSFSIRRGSTLGLVGESGSGKTTIGRCIVRLYKPTRGSILMDGVDLSQVAGNDLRQVRRKVQMVFQDPFASLNPRFSIGSLIDEPMRIHRIGTSRQARARTEELLELVGLNPAFYDRYPHEFSGGQRQRIVIARAISINPEFLIADEPVSALDVSIRAQILNLMQRLQRQLGLTYLFVSHDLSVVRHVADQIAVMYLGKIMELADRDEIYRRPKHPYTQALLSAVPIPDPKVEKNRQRVILAGDLPSPVNLPRGCRFHTRCPLAQAICREVEPPFEDKTGAGHFAACHFSDQVKAPLQSD
- a CDS encoding ABC transporter ATP-binding protein, with the protein product MGKLLEISNLKTYFRTREGWVHAVDGVSFSINEGEKLGIVGESGCGKSVTALSIMRLIPSPPGETLDGSIIFGEQDLLELSESTMRKIRGKQIGMIFQDPLTSLNPVLTIGYQIAEGLKLHLGLDNQQARRRAIELLREVGIPEAERRLNSYPHQFSGGMRQRVMIAIALACRPQLIIADEPTTALDVTVQAQILELIDSIGSEYNSAVMLITHDLGVVAGMTDRVVVMYAGHVVEVASTDELFANPRHPYTLGLLASVPRLDEERQEELTPIEGAPPDLLHPPEGCPFAPRCLFATNQCKAPPPLRSVGNNHVTACWYNINEPADQQRAAARREARARRLAMLDATAQAIVAAGSDGQIASNPDEQTAAN
- a CDS encoding ABC transporter permease, which codes for MSLQSQVVPPSLPGDENLDELFALTPQLARKRRSQLRIIFDRFIRNRLAVVGFVVLVLMGLAALFAPILYHATTTFDPSTNIDLRNSPAFQNPSFQHLLGTDELGRDEMARILYGGRVSLLIGISSMFMAIFVGVTIGALAGYFGGVVDNLLMRATDIILAIPLYLLLFVLSASFSNGSILSIVVLIALFGWTETSRLVRSEFLALKEREFVMAARTLGASNLRLMVRHILPNAIGPIIVSSTLLVGNNIIIESILSFFGFGIQVPLASWGTMVANGKDYFLEHSMLVWAPGLCILFVVLSFNLMGDGLRDALDPYLTER